The Streptomyces sp. YIM 121038 genome includes a window with the following:
- a CDS encoding ATP-binding protein, whose amino-acid sequence MRLPVRHISGHLIWTTNAATWGVWKVSTDNYTHASKATKRERLDALEALFKALRGEALLLSLCPQVDAASVVQRMTAGIDWDKSPEYLDLSLKVLDQLEGLELTNRVDFLAIPLPHLDLKQTARAVASSAQAELMSALGLPVPPVSASEEAARLLQANRIAAAWPSGIRLQAATEAEILWIYGHAARRGLDEPLFPEEGTPRGLRGRGHTVAAHTQAVLDEGGRGGQSRKGPNNPFTRRFAKVTTEHGSSFQAFSVLAEMPESFRFPGSEYLAALDDFGFPVDWAVRLNIEPGAKAEPKSRRQQRELAHQRSEYDGETAGVPASLDKASFSLDEYRSRLTASATEVEIRASVVTCVWGTSAEEANERAASLQHHFGGNDYTLTRPVGDQVPLFHAMLPGTKTPKPLLDFTQYLLARDFSMAMPFSGASLGDDTGSLYGLQLSGGGVRPVLIDFSHGPRVNASASAAFVGELGSGKSVALKTAMYSILSTGHRAGHAQSRGRALVIDRTPQQEWTRFALACPGETQIIRVDETAGVSLDPLRIFRGPRASRYCESFLTPLLDIASMSIEGVTLSEVIEATRTGPNPSMTALIANLALRAKTPDPDEPNDAAVRAAASELARKMRALAKKDLGRTIFDPNLPVVRITNADSIVFVVDRLGLPSKEELSEHRLRSLEVEKRYGWRLMYLITALCREVAFANSNEFTGVFLDECWWLTSSAEGSNLLLEMIADGRKHNAGAYAGSHDPYDIGPKNEIGDKIRALLSHIFVFRHRSKVLAARCLEFLDLDPSDPEMIKLITENLSPLNVSDTERSLRAGECLHRDLRKRIGGMKVLIPADDDAAEAIHTTPGGQMGEDEPAVDVPREGALV is encoded by the coding sequence ATGCGTCTCCCCGTCCGGCACATCAGCGGCCACCTCATCTGGACGACCAACGCCGCCACGTGGGGCGTGTGGAAGGTCAGCACCGACAACTACACCCATGCCAGCAAGGCCACGAAGCGGGAGAGGCTCGACGCGCTCGAGGCGCTCTTCAAGGCGCTCCGCGGGGAGGCCCTGCTGCTGAGCCTGTGCCCGCAGGTCGACGCCGCCTCGGTCGTGCAGCGCATGACCGCCGGCATCGACTGGGACAAGAGCCCGGAGTACCTCGACCTGTCCTTGAAAGTCCTGGATCAGCTGGAAGGGCTCGAACTCACCAACCGTGTGGACTTCCTGGCGATACCGCTGCCGCACCTGGACCTGAAGCAGACCGCGAGGGCGGTCGCCTCCTCGGCCCAGGCCGAGCTCATGTCCGCGCTCGGCCTGCCGGTCCCGCCGGTCTCCGCGTCGGAGGAAGCCGCCCGCCTGCTGCAGGCGAACCGGATCGCCGCCGCCTGGCCCTCCGGCATCAGGCTCCAGGCCGCCACGGAAGCCGAGATCCTGTGGATCTACGGACACGCCGCGCGCCGCGGCCTGGACGAGCCCTTGTTCCCGGAGGAGGGCACACCCCGCGGCCTGCGCGGCCGCGGCCACACCGTCGCCGCCCACACCCAGGCCGTCCTGGACGAGGGCGGCCGCGGAGGCCAGAGCCGCAAGGGCCCCAACAACCCGTTCACCCGCCGCTTCGCCAAGGTCACCACCGAACACGGCTCGTCGTTCCAGGCGTTCAGCGTTTTGGCCGAGATGCCCGAAAGCTTCCGCTTTCCCGGCTCGGAATACCTGGCCGCGCTCGATGACTTCGGCTTCCCCGTCGACTGGGCGGTGCGGCTGAACATCGAGCCGGGCGCGAAGGCCGAGCCGAAGTCCCGCAGGCAGCAGCGGGAACTCGCCCACCAGCGAAGCGAGTACGACGGCGAGACCGCGGGCGTGCCCGCCAGCCTCGACAAGGCCTCCTTCTCCCTGGACGAATATCGCAGTCGGCTCACCGCCTCAGCCACCGAGGTCGAAATCCGCGCATCCGTCGTCACCTGCGTGTGGGGCACCAGCGCAGAAGAGGCCAACGAGCGGGCCGCCTCCCTGCAGCACCACTTCGGCGGCAACGACTACACCCTCACCCGCCCCGTCGGCGACCAGGTCCCCCTCTTCCACGCCATGCTCCCGGGCACCAAGACCCCCAAGCCGCTCCTGGACTTCACGCAGTACCTGCTGGCCCGCGACTTCTCGATGGCGATGCCCTTCAGCGGCGCCAGCCTCGGCGACGACACCGGCTCCCTGTACGGCCTGCAGCTCTCCGGCGGCGGTGTCCGCCCCGTCCTGATCGACTTCAGCCACGGCCCCCGCGTGAACGCCTCCGCCAGCGCGGCCTTCGTCGGTGAGCTCGGCTCGGGCAAGAGCGTCGCCCTCAAGACGGCGATGTACTCGATCCTGTCCACCGGACACCGGGCCGGGCACGCGCAGAGCCGTGGGCGCGCCCTGGTCATCGACCGCACGCCGCAGCAGGAGTGGACAAGATTCGCCCTGGCCTGCCCGGGCGAGACGCAGATCATCCGCGTCGACGAGACCGCGGGAGTCTCCCTCGACCCCCTGCGGATCTTCCGCGGGCCGAGGGCCTCGCGCTACTGCGAATCGTTTCTCACCCCGCTGCTGGACATCGCCAGCATGTCGATCGAAGGCGTCACGCTCTCCGAGGTCATCGAAGCCACCCGGACGGGCCCCAACCCGTCCATGACCGCCCTCATCGCCAACCTCGCTCTGCGAGCGAAAACCCCCGACCCGGACGAGCCGAACGACGCCGCCGTGCGCGCCGCCGCCTCCGAACTCGCGCGGAAGATGCGAGCCCTGGCCAAGAAAGACCTGGGCCGCACGATCTTCGACCCGAACCTGCCGGTCGTCCGGATCACCAACGCCGACTCGATCGTCTTTGTTGTCGACCGCCTGGGTCTGCCGAGCAAGGAGGAGCTCAGCGAGCACCGCCTGCGCAGCCTGGAGGTCGAAAAGAGGTACGGGTGGCGCCTGATGTACCTGATCACGGCGCTGTGCAGGGAGGTGGCCTTCGCCAACTCCAACGAGTTCACCGGGGTGTTCCTCGACGAGTGCTGGTGGCTCACCAGCAGCGCCGAAGGCTCCAACCTGCTGCTCGAGATGATCGCCGACGGCCGCAAGCACAACGCGGGGGCCTACGCAGGAAGCCACGACCCCTACGACATCGGGCCGAAGAACGAGATCGGCGACAAGATCCGCGCCCTGCTCAGCCACATCTTCGTCTTCCGCCACCGCAGCAAAGTCCTCGCCGCCCGCTGCCTGGAGTTCCTCGACCTGGACCCCAGCGACCCCGAGATGATCAAGCTGATCACGGAGAACCTGAGCCCGCTCAACGTCTCCGACACCGAGCGCAGCCTCCGCGCCGGCGAATGCCTCCACCGCGACCTGCGCAAGCGCATCGGCGGCATGAAAGTACTCATCCCCGCCGACGACGACGCCGCTGAAGCCATCCACACCACCCCGGGTGGACAGATGGGCGAAGACGAGCCGGCCGTCGACGTGCCGCGCGAAGGGGCCCTGGTATGA
- a CDS encoding NlpC/P60 family protein — MKKFLKVLMGLGVAWLCVCGILIAAVMAVVTKLGSDNTGNDIQNAGFGGGISKKAGVPDWLRTLIDKAINDYGCPEVTPALLAAQLYQESGFNPKIQSFQEIEKDGKIVKVPLASGISQFIPGTWATHGKDGDGDGDKDVFDPVDAVPAAVDYDCYLAKYVRKVPGDKSDNMLAAYNAGPYAVKKYGGIPPYPETRNYVKIIRSLTEKWTDEMQEGGGALSAPSGRAGQVVAAARTALGTDYQWGGTCRRPFSLQGGNGCDCSSLMKMAWASVGVNLPRTTYDQVRKGSVVRSTADLEPGDLLFSRGSASTPEHVAMYIGNGEVIDAPKTGLQVRIKPLSYWKSQILVMKRVG, encoded by the coding sequence ATGAAGAAATTCCTGAAGGTACTCATGGGCCTCGGTGTCGCCTGGCTGTGCGTCTGCGGGATCCTCATCGCCGCCGTGATGGCCGTCGTCACCAAACTCGGCAGCGACAACACCGGCAACGACATCCAGAACGCCGGTTTCGGCGGAGGGATCTCCAAGAAGGCAGGCGTCCCTGACTGGCTGCGCACACTGATCGACAAGGCCATCAACGACTACGGATGCCCCGAGGTCACCCCGGCCCTGCTCGCGGCCCAGCTGTACCAGGAGAGCGGATTCAACCCCAAGATCCAGTCGTTCCAGGAGATCGAGAAGGACGGAAAGATCGTCAAAGTGCCACTGGCCAGCGGCATCTCACAGTTCATCCCCGGCACCTGGGCAACGCACGGCAAGGACGGTGACGGCGACGGCGACAAGGACGTCTTCGACCCCGTCGACGCGGTGCCGGCCGCGGTCGACTACGACTGCTACCTCGCCAAGTACGTACGGAAGGTACCGGGGGACAAGTCCGACAACATGCTGGCCGCCTACAACGCCGGGCCGTACGCCGTGAAGAAGTACGGAGGGATTCCGCCCTATCCGGAGACCCGTAACTACGTGAAGATCATCCGCAGTCTCACTGAGAAGTGGACCGACGAGATGCAGGAAGGCGGCGGAGCGCTCTCCGCGCCGAGCGGGCGCGCCGGCCAGGTGGTGGCCGCCGCGCGCACGGCGCTGGGCACTGACTACCAGTGGGGAGGCACCTGCCGCAGGCCCTTCAGCCTCCAGGGAGGCAACGGGTGCGACTGCTCAAGCCTCATGAAGATGGCCTGGGCGAGCGTCGGTGTGAACCTTCCCCGGACAACGTACGACCAGGTCAGGAAGGGAAGCGTGGTGCGCTCCACCGCCGATCTCGAGCCGGGAGACCTGCTCTTCAGTCGTGGCAGCGCCTCCACGCCTGAGCATGTCGCGATGTACATCGGCAACGGAGAGGTCATCGACGCCCCCAAAACGGGGCTGCAGGTGCGGATCAAACCGCTCTCGTACTGGAAGTCCCAGATCCTGGTCATGAAGCGGGTCGGCTGA
- a CDS encoding ATP/GTP-binding protein, whose product MPLKPDPLEAVAAAVADVREDLGERADIVLDLVPISPAKVGRRRNQLLARARRDPGSMPAIPGMPQQGTRGSGFAQLASLGSEIAAELRGPQGRGGQRPVQRQRMPSISDVKAAMGKFAPGADPVFALQLLVRTCSSDPSRPRMLLEQIMATLEGWAGDNYLRPVGVNLLVTRLRADSRLYRRNFDRRFTTGEFAPRRRSWVTGAEIAGLLKPATKHNLAANVARSGGVVPPPPPSLPTWNGQVDLLPLGWVAKPGGGERLAGLPLAYLLFGLFLGKAGYGKTEMSLVQAIALAHNGHGTLFLDPHGDGWQRARPYLAHPQLAPRLWEIDLTSPDLDAMVGSWNPLSMEDRGESEIPDIVNAIVTGFASALNWSDSAGRAKTILTRSVETLARLSWILSQAGRPDLAPTIFQIRTLLNDEVWRDAIVPYLPKTLRDFWVHTYPKYSNEATPVVTNIIERLDSSNSLKGFLGSSLSTYDIRRAMDTGKIVFVCPSGTGDTDRIVSCLLIYDLFRAGLARRTMPVADRRDFYVFIDELTAVDGAAKGTLAAIAEQLRKYKVKLLAMTQMSQRLSPTTRQGLLQNLSILSTTASDIDEAQLVTRRWGKQVAPDTVSQLQRYHYVMSVTLDGGQSDPFRVRGASVEELYGDYLRQDDVHRLDTAVNANLRRRPVRDILDDLGRLDTRLRLFLATLSPPPPDDDGDPGPEEPPVAEGPEPPDDDPGPPTEQEPEPAPDNVTFLIKNQGSRVG is encoded by the coding sequence GTGCCGCTCAAGCCAGATCCGCTGGAGGCCGTCGCTGCGGCTGTCGCCGATGTACGCGAGGACCTCGGCGAGCGCGCAGACATCGTCTTGGACCTGGTGCCGATCTCACCGGCCAAGGTGGGGCGGCGGCGGAACCAGCTGCTGGCGCGTGCGCGCCGCGATCCGGGCAGCATGCCGGCGATACCGGGCATGCCTCAGCAGGGCACCCGCGGCAGCGGCTTCGCCCAGCTGGCGTCCCTGGGCAGCGAGATCGCCGCCGAGCTGCGGGGCCCGCAGGGCCGTGGTGGCCAGCGGCCGGTGCAGCGTCAGCGCATGCCGAGCATCTCCGACGTCAAGGCGGCCATGGGGAAGTTCGCTCCGGGGGCGGACCCCGTGTTCGCGCTGCAACTGCTCGTCCGGACCTGCTCCTCCGACCCTTCGCGGCCGCGGATGCTGCTGGAGCAGATCATGGCGACGCTCGAGGGCTGGGCAGGCGACAACTACTTGCGTCCGGTCGGTGTGAACCTCTTGGTGACCCGGTTGCGCGCGGACTCGCGGCTGTACCGGCGCAACTTCGACCGCCGGTTCACCACCGGCGAGTTCGCTCCGCGGCGCCGCAGCTGGGTGACGGGTGCGGAGATCGCCGGTCTGCTCAAGCCCGCCACGAAGCACAACCTGGCGGCGAACGTAGCGCGCTCCGGTGGCGTAGTGCCCCCGCCGCCGCCGAGTCTGCCGACCTGGAACGGCCAGGTTGACCTGCTGCCCCTGGGCTGGGTGGCCAAGCCGGGCGGCGGTGAGCGGCTGGCCGGACTCCCGCTGGCATACCTCCTCTTCGGGCTGTTTCTTGGTAAAGCGGGCTACGGCAAGACCGAGATGAGCCTGGTGCAGGCCATCGCGCTCGCCCACAACGGGCACGGGACCCTGTTCCTGGACCCGCACGGCGACGGCTGGCAGCGGGCGCGCCCCTACCTGGCTCACCCGCAGCTCGCGCCGCGGCTGTGGGAGATCGACCTGACCTCGCCCGACCTCGACGCGATGGTGGGCAGCTGGAACCCGTTGTCCATGGAGGACCGCGGGGAGTCGGAGATCCCCGACATCGTCAACGCGATCGTCACCGGATTCGCCAGCGCGCTGAACTGGTCCGACAGCGCTGGCCGAGCCAAGACGATCCTCACCCGGTCCGTGGAGACCCTGGCCCGCCTGTCGTGGATCCTCTCCCAGGCAGGCAGGCCCGACCTGGCACCGACGATCTTCCAGATCCGCACGCTGCTCAACGATGAGGTGTGGCGCGACGCGATCGTGCCGTACCTGCCCAAGACGCTGCGCGACTTCTGGGTGCACACCTACCCGAAGTACTCCAACGAGGCCACCCCGGTTGTCACCAACATCATTGAGCGGCTGGACAGTTCCAACAGCCTCAAGGGCTTCCTGGGGTCGTCGCTGAGCACGTACGACATCCGCCGCGCCATGGACACCGGGAAGATCGTTTTCGTGTGCCCGTCCGGCACCGGCGACACCGACCGCATCGTGAGCTGCTTGTTGATTTACGACCTGTTCCGGGCCGGCCTGGCGCGGCGCACCATGCCTGTGGCGGACCGCAGGGACTTCTACGTGTTCATCGACGAACTCACTGCGGTTGACGGCGCGGCCAAGGGCACGTTGGCCGCGATCGCCGAGCAGCTGAGGAAGTACAAGGTCAAGCTGCTGGCGATGACGCAGATGTCGCAGCGCCTGTCCCCGACGACACGGCAGGGCTTGCTTCAGAACTTGTCGATCTTGTCCACGACAGCCAGCGACATCGACGAGGCGCAGCTGGTCACGCGCAGGTGGGGCAAGCAGGTCGCCCCGGACACGGTCTCGCAGTTGCAGCGCTACCACTACGTCATGTCCGTCACCCTCGACGGCGGGCAGAGTGACCCCTTCCGGGTGCGCGGCGCGAGCGTCGAGGAGTTGTACGGCGACTACCTGCGCCAGGACGACGTCCATCGCTTGGACACCGCGGTCAATGCGAACCTGCGCCGGCGCCCGGTGCGGGACATCCTCGACGACCTCGGCCGCCTCGACACCCGTCTCCGGCTGTTCCTGGCGACACTGTCGCCCCCGCCTCCGGATGACGACGGCGATCCGGGCCCGGAGGAACCGCCGGTCGCCGAGGGCCCGGAACCGCCTGACGACGACCCGGGCCCGCCGACGGAGCAGGAACCGGAGCCGGCGCCCGACAACGTCACCTTCCTCATCAAGAACCAGGGATCACGAGTCGGATGA
- a CDS encoding replication-relaxation family protein, which yields MSTLIEHEPLDQPVRTLSFHSVAKAALELLYQHRIMTTAQLHQLLTPAARGSSYLRRQLAALEEGGLVQRLRAQGQAGGGHSFNRPYVWFLTDAGADAVEQAAEVLARRYRVTPESAASTRQAHTLAVNEVGIAFVTHARRLGHDCTPLSWTPEVAHRIRDGQQRRFEDDHVISDAVLHYVHVGRGARTMLNLFIELDRATMTAAELARKVSAYGRLYEFVPQHPNRARRSAASTRPAWQHTYPAFPRLLIVLDGAPGPTLAKRLADRTEDLYTLTRADPRLARLARQLSIGVTTLQQLRVQGPFGSIFTPLLRGTPEERHPPTDMLLRRPDAPAPARHPPAPSAPR from the coding sequence ATGAGCACACTGATCGAGCACGAGCCACTGGACCAGCCGGTACGGACTCTCAGTTTCCACTCCGTTGCCAAGGCGGCTCTGGAACTGCTCTACCAGCACCGCATCATGACCACGGCCCAGCTGCACCAGCTTCTCACTCCGGCTGCCCGCGGTTCCTCCTACCTGCGCCGACAGCTGGCGGCGCTCGAAGAGGGCGGCCTCGTCCAGCGACTGCGGGCTCAGGGGCAGGCCGGTGGCGGCCACTCCTTCAACCGGCCGTACGTGTGGTTTCTGACCGACGCGGGCGCCGACGCGGTGGAACAGGCGGCTGAGGTCCTGGCCCGCCGCTACCGGGTGACGCCCGAGTCGGCGGCCAGCACACGCCAGGCTCACACTCTGGCCGTCAACGAGGTGGGGATCGCGTTCGTCACGCACGCGCGGCGGCTCGGCCACGACTGCACCCCGCTCTCGTGGACGCCCGAGGTCGCCCACCGCATCCGCGACGGGCAGCAGCGCCGGTTCGAGGACGACCACGTCATCTCCGATGCCGTCCTGCACTACGTGCACGTCGGCCGCGGCGCGCGCACGATGCTCAACCTGTTCATCGAGCTCGACCGGGCCACCATGACCGCGGCCGAGCTCGCCCGGAAGGTGTCCGCGTACGGGCGCCTGTACGAGTTCGTGCCGCAGCACCCCAACCGTGCCCGGCGTTCCGCCGCCTCGACGCGGCCCGCGTGGCAGCACACCTATCCCGCCTTTCCGCGCCTGCTGATCGTCCTCGACGGCGCGCCCGGCCCCACCCTGGCCAAGCGGCTCGCCGACCGGACCGAGGACCTGTACACGCTGACGCGGGCCGACCCGCGTCTGGCCCGCCTCGCACGGCAGTTGTCCATCGGCGTCACGACGCTTCAACAGCTGCGTGTGCAGGGACCGTTCGGATCGATCTTCACGCCGCTGCTGCGCGGCACGCCCGAGGAACGGCATCCCCCGACCGACATGCTCCTGCGCCGTCCCGATGCCCCAGCACCCGCTCGGCATCCGCCAGCCCCGTCAGCGCCCCGCTGA
- a CDS encoding ParB N-terminal domain-containing protein: MTVTVEESLAPGPSTLALAEALESSEQLRQRRFELLPMRGSVYTDVQGRGPGPSTSPEGLADLITSISTVGVLHPVLVEELPGPQGQVQRRLVIGERRYRACRWGAVNQPDNPRFEKLPAVICPGPISDEDRRTWQLVENLAREDLQPGELAKALLLERSAILRTQLHNADIEVSEDVQRLEDPVARFEALEKLRGSDANLAAPWNLVLRRLGLQITPRRAREVVAAFRTLPRELSADMDQHQVALAARTNLARLSRGRREAAAELWQAVKRLGRTDLLSAATRAQATNPDMPADAAANAAVTAHEQANAERAATLSRASVPDAQEPDGSPNRLAPHADAPDTPTGFGDNEVPLSDAYTEQREPHIRTDESGPGDPPQEPADEGELDEIPEPVDPPVLAAALEGLRALNAQLAEGRSLHRFDAGSLRMLLTDLQRHTSTERTV, translated from the coding sequence ATGACTGTCACCGTTGAGGAATCCCTGGCCCCCGGGCCTTCCACTCTGGCCCTGGCCGAGGCTCTGGAGAGCTCTGAGCAACTACGCCAGAGGCGCTTTGAGCTGCTGCCGATGCGCGGCTCGGTCTACACCGACGTGCAGGGACGCGGTCCGGGCCCGAGTACCAGCCCGGAGGGCCTCGCCGATCTGATCACATCGATCTCCACGGTCGGTGTTCTCCACCCCGTCCTGGTCGAGGAACTGCCCGGTCCCCAGGGTCAGGTTCAGCGGCGCCTGGTCATCGGTGAACGCCGCTACCGTGCCTGCCGCTGGGGCGCGGTCAACCAGCCGGACAACCCGCGCTTCGAGAAACTGCCCGCTGTCATCTGCCCCGGCCCGATCAGCGACGAAGACCGCCGTACCTGGCAGTTGGTGGAGAACCTCGCCCGCGAGGACCTCCAGCCCGGGGAACTCGCCAAGGCGCTGCTGCTGGAGCGCAGCGCGATCCTGCGCACCCAGCTCCACAACGCCGACATCGAGGTGAGCGAGGACGTCCAGCGCCTGGAGGACCCCGTCGCCCGGTTCGAGGCCCTGGAGAAGCTGCGCGGCAGCGACGCGAACCTCGCCGCACCCTGGAACCTCGTGCTGCGCCGCCTGGGGCTGCAGATCACCCCGCGGCGGGCCCGCGAGGTGGTGGCCGCCTTCCGGACTCTGCCGCGCGAGCTGTCGGCGGACATGGACCAGCACCAGGTCGCGCTGGCCGCCCGGACCAACCTGGCCCGCCTCAGCCGCGGCCGCCGCGAGGCCGCCGCCGAGCTGTGGCAGGCCGTCAAGCGGCTGGGGCGCACCGACCTGCTGTCGGCCGCCACCCGGGCCCAGGCCACCAACCCGGATATGCCGGCCGACGCCGCCGCCAACGCCGCGGTGACCGCTCACGAGCAGGCCAACGCCGAACGCGCCGCGACTCTCTCCCGGGCATCTGTCCCAGACGCCCAGGAGCCGGACGGCAGCCCGAACCGACTCGCACCCCACGCCGACGCCCCGGACACCCCGACCGGCTTCGGCGACAACGAAGTCCCGCTCTCGGACGCCTACACCGAGCAGCGCGAACCTCACATCCGCACGGATGAGTCCGGCCCGGGCGACCCTCCGCAGGAACCGGCGGACGAAGGCGAGCTGGATGAGATCCCCGAGCCCGTCGACCCGCCGGTCCTTGCCGCGGCCCTGGAGGGACTGCGTGCCCTGAACGCCCAGTTGGCCGAGGGCCGCTCCCTGCACCGGTTCGACGCCGGCTCGCTCCGCATGCTGCTGACCGACCTCCAGCGCCACACCAGCACCGAAAGGACCGTCTGA
- a CDS encoding DUF4417 domain-containing protein, producing MPVSLPMPGVGGPVPAPASGCDCNNCPFFMDNPQAVEPVCSGCTSSCEYCGCARAEDPAPGSESALACTRCPIRCGTRPDREAWMRDIGGTMHFTGLRVPGTLPDLPLFTPQVDGHDVRTLDAQLTWPAYALGLRRVISPKTHKMFPRWEGKTARQFLDLHPEQKAVLSGYAEDPLVEAYWTRRRADGFADMLAAQEWDLVLTPNASMYFNQPRAENLINMRRNLMLASELSAAGVTAVPNIYWLRLEDLDRYLDWLDESPKLPPALAMNLQTFRTQADWEEMAVPGLTYLAATLPSDLPMVLTGASRADRIATLKALFPGRLHLISQNPLQYARHGAVMTEDGRVDTHARTEDLFTANVRFYAGLADGTITPRNEA from the coding sequence ATGCCCGTCTCCCTGCCCATGCCCGGAGTCGGCGGACCGGTGCCAGCCCCCGCATCCGGCTGCGACTGCAACAACTGCCCGTTCTTTATGGACAACCCGCAGGCCGTCGAACCCGTCTGCTCGGGCTGCACCTCCAGCTGCGAGTACTGCGGCTGCGCCCGAGCCGAGGACCCGGCCCCCGGCAGCGAGTCGGCCCTGGCCTGCACCCGCTGCCCCATCCGCTGCGGCACCCGGCCCGACCGGGAGGCGTGGATGCGGGACATCGGCGGCACGATGCACTTCACCGGACTGCGCGTGCCCGGCACCCTCCCCGACCTTCCCCTGTTCACCCCGCAGGTGGACGGGCACGACGTGCGCACGCTCGACGCCCAGCTCACCTGGCCCGCCTACGCACTCGGGCTGCGCCGCGTAATCAGTCCCAAGACGCACAAGATGTTCCCGCGCTGGGAAGGCAAAACCGCCCGTCAGTTCCTGGACCTGCACCCCGAGCAGAAGGCCGTCCTCAGCGGATACGCGGAGGACCCGCTGGTGGAGGCCTACTGGACTCGGCGCAGGGCCGACGGATTCGCCGACATGCTCGCCGCCCAGGAGTGGGACCTCGTGCTCACCCCGAACGCGTCGATGTATTTCAACCAGCCGCGCGCCGAGAACCTGATCAACATGCGGCGCAACCTCATGCTCGCCTCCGAGCTGTCCGCCGCCGGCGTTACCGCGGTTCCCAACATTTACTGGCTGCGCTTGGAAGACCTGGACCGCTACCTCGACTGGCTGGACGAATCCCCCAAGCTCCCGCCCGCCCTCGCCATGAACCTGCAGACCTTCCGCACCCAGGCCGACTGGGAGGAGATGGCGGTGCCCGGGCTGACCTACCTGGCCGCCACCCTCCCGTCCGACCTGCCCATGGTCCTCACCGGGGCAAGCCGCGCCGACCGGATCGCCACCCTCAAGGCGCTCTTCCCCGGACGGCTCCACCTGATCAGCCAGAACCCGCTGCAGTACGCCCGCCACGGCGCCGTCATGACGGAGGACGGGCGTGTCGACACCCACGCCCGCACCGAGGACCTGTTCACCGCCAACGTCCGCTTCTACGCGGGGCTCGCCGACGGCACGATCACCCCCCGGAACGAGGCCTAA
- a CDS encoding amidoligase family protein has product MGSGTRIDHQHHLVATTQGLTIEAPADEVVLMPEAQREIIDRALEIQAQWDDNHGQATLDEAMEYSGLRDRLRHEYDLWNGHGLIQEAEREEAEAQPPGFPPRASEPPVSIPVQRAAAQQVLDEVLEEHQAAAALAVQARDRWPDNPEVSFVQDFEAFREIHDAAWNRELEGEEAVPYMLENATGGLGTRESGRGFGLELEFVTDGDWDDQGEALRAIARDLHEAGLAQDNYMYGYHSQRNAGYTDAANAWRLEEDCTVAGEIVSPILYDEPQTWQNLATVCEIIRRHGGGAGEQTGGHVHVGLHDYDHDVANHQRLMDLYADHEDVLFRLAANRNAPDSEHRGFEWCEPNYVQAEGYRALGDVHARARHGMALNLTAARGQRSDHGEFRLWDGSIDPAVIQAQVNVSLGMAAAAVREDPATPRHRRRLGHHIDYWGTQRPPDAQLEVSSLAFREFADEILRGRQQMAQAASLYALTRWQESGW; this is encoded by the coding sequence ATGGGCTCGGGCACCAGGATCGATCACCAGCACCACCTCGTCGCCACCACCCAAGGGCTGACCATCGAAGCCCCCGCCGACGAGGTCGTCCTCATGCCCGAGGCCCAGCGAGAGATCATCGACCGGGCCCTGGAGATCCAGGCCCAGTGGGACGACAACCACGGGCAGGCAACCCTCGACGAGGCCATGGAGTACTCGGGGCTGCGTGACCGCCTGCGGCACGAGTACGACCTGTGGAACGGCCACGGCCTGATCCAGGAAGCCGAGCGCGAGGAAGCCGAGGCACAGCCCCCCGGCTTCCCTCCCCGAGCCAGCGAACCCCCCGTCAGCATCCCGGTGCAGAGGGCCGCGGCGCAGCAGGTCCTGGACGAGGTTCTCGAGGAGCACCAGGCAGCGGCCGCTCTGGCGGTGCAGGCCCGCGATCGGTGGCCCGACAACCCTGAAGTCAGCTTCGTGCAGGACTTCGAGGCCTTCCGTGAAATCCACGACGCCGCCTGGAACCGGGAGCTTGAGGGAGAGGAAGCGGTGCCGTACATGCTCGAGAACGCCACCGGCGGACTCGGCACCCGCGAGAGCGGGCGCGGCTTCGGCCTGGAGCTGGAGTTCGTCACCGACGGCGACTGGGACGACCAGGGTGAGGCCTTGCGCGCCATCGCACGCGACCTGCACGAGGCAGGTCTGGCCCAGGACAACTACATGTACGGCTACCACTCCCAGCGGAACGCCGGGTACACCGACGCCGCCAACGCGTGGCGTCTGGAGGAAGACTGCACTGTCGCAGGCGAGATCGTCTCGCCGATCCTCTACGACGAACCGCAGACCTGGCAGAACCTCGCCACCGTCTGCGAGATCATCCGGCGTCACGGGGGCGGTGCCGGAGAACAGACGGGTGGCCACGTCCACGTCGGGCTGCACGACTACGACCACGACGTCGCCAACCACCAGCGGCTGATGGACCTGTACGCAGACCACGAAGACGTCCTGTTCCGCCTCGCGGCCAACCGCAACGCACCTGACTCCGAACACCGCGGATTCGAATGGTGCGAGCCCAACTACGTGCAGGCAGAGGGCTACCGCGCCCTCGGCGATGTCCATGCCCGAGCACGGCACGGCATGGCCCTCAACCTCACGGCGGCGCGCGGCCAGCGCAGTGACCACGGTGAGTTCCGGCTGTGGGACGGATCGATCGATCCGGCGGTCATCCAGGCACAGGTCAATGTGTCCCTGGGCATGGCGGCCGCAGCTGTCCGAGAAGACCCGGCAACACCCCGTCACCGCCGCCGACTGGGGCACCACATCGACTACTGGGGCACCCAGCGGCCCCCCGACGCCCAGCTCGAAGTGAGCAGCCTGGCCTTCCGTGAGTTCGCCGACGAGATCCTTCGGGGCCGGCAGCAGATGGCGCAGGCGGCCTCGCTCTACGCCCTCACCCGCTGGCAAGAAAGCGGCTGGTAG